In Legionella lytica, one genomic interval encodes:
- a CDS encoding aminoglycoside phosphotransferase family protein, which produces MHQPIESSLGAFLRERHFSNPVLIKESENMSGALYFAREESGEITATIKMINRDKLEELYQLNHAELINFFMLHTAYIDDITKKIASPRLISINNSFVQEYDDLVFYMMHFVPGENKEPSHLNLAQKREIAQVLATLHRSELSHYNRDFFNLKSYFFASCWKNLVASHGLALVEKLAIQYLNNPLKNLLSGVYARVTPEEILRLGQDKSSVICHSDIKPKNVIWNNAGEYFLIDWENFCLMRAEIDFIDTVTSWVLQKNGDEPYLDMTAAKCFRDAYARPLAINDIDVYISAAKWIFWVLTCYSLANEAMLRDGLSMLALLENNHQALLALS; this is translated from the coding sequence ATGCATCAACCTATTGAATCCAGTCTAGGGGCTTTTTTACGAGAACGCCATTTTTCAAATCCCGTTCTAATAAAAGAATCAGAAAATATGTCAGGGGCGCTGTATTTTGCTCGAGAAGAGAGTGGCGAAATAACAGCCACCATAAAAATGATAAATCGAGATAAATTAGAAGAGTTATATCAGTTAAATCATGCAGAACTGATTAATTTCTTTATGTTACATACGGCTTATATCGATGACATTACTAAGAAGATAGCATCCCCCAGGTTGATTTCAATAAATAATTCATTTGTGCAGGAATATGATGATCTTGTATTTTACATGATGCATTTCGTTCCCGGCGAAAATAAAGAACCATCTCATCTTAATCTCGCTCAAAAAAGGGAAATTGCGCAAGTGCTCGCTACCTTACATCGAAGCGAACTGTCTCATTATAATAGGGATTTTTTTAATCTTAAATCGTATTTCTTTGCTAGTTGCTGGAAAAATCTGGTCGCTAGTCATGGCTTGGCTTTAGTGGAAAAACTAGCGATACAATATTTGAATAACCCTTTAAAAAATTTGTTAAGTGGAGTGTATGCAAGGGTAACCCCTGAGGAAATTTTGCGCCTGGGACAAGATAAATCATCAGTTATTTGTCATTCCGATATAAAACCTAAAAATGTTATTTGGAATAATGCGGGTGAATATTTTCTAATTGATTGGGAAAATTTTTGCTTGATGCGTGCAGAAATCGATTTTATCGATACGGTTACCAGCTGGGTTCTGCAAAAAAATGGTGATGAACCGTATTTAGATATGACTGCGGCAAAATGCTTTAGAGATGCTTATGCACGGCCTTTAGCGATTAATGACATTGATGTTTATATTTCTGCGGCTAAATGGATTTTTTGGGTTTTGACTTGTTATTCCTTGGCAAATGAAGCAATGCTTCGGGATGGCTTATCCATGCTTGCACTTTTGGAAAATAACCATCAAGCATTACTTGCGTTATCCTAG